The following proteins are co-located in the Ictalurus punctatus breed USDA103 chromosome 14, Coco_2.0, whole genome shotgun sequence genome:
- the si:dkeyp-73b11.8 gene encoding BPTI/Kunitz domain-containing protein: MRNFSMFFLIFYVFYLIEGQATIPDYCDLPKDEGIISDKDIQVYLYYNKTADKCYPFRYNGEGGNQNRFNYEFYCMRNCSANADQLYPTDRTKACTLRKASGDCYGHYLRYYYDAAHGKCTTFSWTGCVGNGNRFLDLQHCNATCFGIFDQDGNGDNEGDNDSELESDTPTGIILGAVLGVIGAIILIVVLVLALKKPNKIRKTKAKETKVKEDPNSPGPDVPLQMTEKA; the protein is encoded by the exons ATGAGGAACTTCAGCatgtttttcctcattttttatgtattttatttgattgagggacaggccaCAATACCAG ATTACTGTGACCTGCCGAAAGATGAAGGTATTATATCTGACAAAGATATTCAAGTCTACTTGTACTACAACAAGACTGCAGATAAGTGTTATCCATTCCGCTACAATGGAGAGGGTGGAAATCAAAACCGATTCAATTATGAGTTTTACTGCATGAGAAACTGCTCCGCCAATGCTGACCAACTATATCCTACAGACC gaaCTAAAGCTTGCACCTTGCGAAAGGCTTCAGGTGACTGTTATGGTCATTATTTACGATATTACTATGATGCTGCTCATGGAAAGTGCACAACATTCTCTTGGACTGGCTGTGTGGGCAATGGAAACCGTTTCTTGGATTTACAGCATTGCAATGCCACATGTTTTGGAATATTTG ATCAAGATGGTAATGGCGATAATGAAGGCGATAATGACAGTGAATTGGAATCAGACACACCAACTG GCATCATTTTGGGAGCTGTTTTAGGTGTTATTGGAGCCATCATTCTCATAGTTGTGCTTGTTCTGGCACTGAAGAA gCCTAACAAAATCAGAAAAACCAAAGCAAAGGAAACAAAAGTGAAAGAAGACCCAAACTCTCCTGGTCCTGATGTACCTCTTCAAATGACCGAAAAGGCGTAA